The following are encoded in a window of Ignavibacteriales bacterium genomic DNA:
- a CDS encoding response regulator: MTQQNGNLKILMLEDIPIDAEMIERELQNANILYNARRVASKNKFLKELEIFSPDLVLADYSLPQFSGLEALKIVRGKKVRIPFILVTGMKNEEIAVECLKEGADDYILKSSLRRLPGAIQNALEKQRAERENERLEEELRRSQKQMLTIFESITDAFFSVNKSWYVMYLNPRSDTFLAKVNKRREDLWGKNWWDEFPAPSDSVAYKALHRAMAAHEFAEFEEYNAALDSWMQVRAYPAEDGLAIYMQDISERKTAEEKIREQASLLDIAQDAIIVRDLNDHIIYWNNSAERIYGWKQEEAISKNASQLLHTELDSIERALQDIEKKGLWFGELHQVTKMQKSVIVESKWSVVRDEQGKPKSILTINTDITDKKNIEQQFLRAQRLESVGTLASGILHDLNNVLTPIILAVPFMREKLTDEASQDILRTLESSAKRGEGVVRQLMSFVRGVKGDRVMLQLKLLVFELLHFIAETFPPIIKVEKHCPKGIWFVVGDSTQLYQVLMNLSINARDAMPNGGTLKIDLQNITLSEQEAGLHLDAAPGMYVVLSVKDTGSGIPREIINRIFDPFFTTKEPGKGTGLGLSSALSIVKSHGGFIDVHSEVDKGTEFKVFLPAKEEVAELEVVQDCAVAMGHGETILVVDDEKTMQDLLRPTLEKKNFKVLTAYDGYEAITVYKENQKKIDIVLLDMLMPKLSGLSTIPELRQINPQIKIIGMTGSMLENMSSEMNAIMHELPFLQKPFSSEDVASMVNEVLCEVPSA, translated from the coding sequence ATGACACAGCAAAATGGAAATTTGAAAATTCTGATGCTGGAAGATATTCCGATCGACGCTGAAATGATAGAACGAGAACTTCAGAACGCAAACATTTTGTACAATGCACGGCGAGTTGCTTCCAAGAATAAGTTCTTGAAAGAGCTTGAAATATTTTCTCCAGATTTAGTGCTTGCAGATTATTCGCTGCCTCAGTTCAGCGGCTTGGAAGCGTTGAAAATAGTGCGTGGAAAGAAAGTAAGGATTCCATTTATCCTTGTCACAGGAATGAAGAATGAAGAAATAGCTGTAGAATGCCTGAAGGAAGGTGCTGATGACTATATTCTGAAGTCAAGTCTTCGTCGATTACCGGGTGCTATTCAAAATGCGCTTGAAAAACAGAGAGCAGAACGGGAAAATGAACGGCTTGAGGAGGAACTCAGACGGTCTCAGAAACAAATGCTCACCATCTTTGAAAGTATCACAGATGCATTCTTTTCCGTGAACAAATCTTGGTATGTCATGTATTTAAACCCGCGATCCGATACATTTCTGGCAAAAGTAAATAAACGACGTGAAGATCTCTGGGGGAAAAATTGGTGGGATGAATTTCCCGCCCCAAGCGATTCGGTGGCGTACAAAGCGTTACATCGCGCAATGGCAGCTCATGAATTTGCTGAATTTGAAGAGTACAATGCTGCATTAGATTCTTGGATGCAGGTTCGGGCGTATCCCGCAGAAGATGGTCTTGCCATTTATATGCAAGATATTTCTGAACGCAAAACAGCAGAGGAAAAAATTAGAGAACAAGCGAGTTTACTCGACATCGCACAAGATGCAATTATTGTTCGTGATCTTAACGATCATATCATTTACTGGAATAATAGTGCGGAAAGGATCTACGGATGGAAGCAAGAAGAAGCAATTTCAAAAAATGCTTCTCAATTGCTTCACACAGAACTCGACAGTATCGAGCGCGCGCTGCAGGACATAGAAAAGAAGGGACTATGGTTTGGTGAATTGCATCAGGTGACCAAGATGCAAAAGAGTGTTATTGTTGAAAGCAAGTGGAGCGTTGTCCGGGACGAACAAGGAAAGCCAAAGTCGATCCTTACTATCAATACGGACATTACTGATAAAAAGAACATCGAGCAGCAGTTTCTTCGTGCACAACGTTTGGAAAGCGTTGGTACACTGGCAAGCGGGATTTTACATGATCTCAACAATGTTCTGACACCAATCATTTTAGCTGTTCCTTTTATGAGGGAAAAACTAACAGATGAAGCAAGTCAGGATATCCTCAGAACGCTCGAAAGCTCTGCAAAACGGGGCGAGGGGGTTGTCAGACAACTGATGTCATTTGTACGGGGAGTGAAGGGCGACCGCGTTATGCTTCAACTCAAACTCCTTGTGTTTGAATTATTACATTTCATTGCAGAAACATTTCCACCAATTATTAAAGTAGAAAAGCATTGTCCTAAAGGTATTTGGTTTGTTGTGGGAGATTCGACACAATTATATCAAGTATTGATGAATCTTTCGATCAACGCCCGTGATGCAATGCCCAACGGTGGTACGCTCAAAATTGATTTACAAAATATTACACTCAGCGAACAAGAGGCAGGGTTACACCTGGATGCTGCACCTGGCATGTATGTTGTCTTAAGTGTGAAGGATACTGGCAGCGGAATTCCGCGGGAAATAATCAATCGAATATTCGATCCATTTTTCACAACGAAGGAACCGGGGAAAGGAACTGGCTTAGGCCTCTCATCGGCGTTAAGCATTGTAAAAAGCCACGGCGGTTTCATCGATGTTCATAGTGAAGTAGACAAGGGGACAGAATTTAAAGTCTTTCTTCCTGCCAAGGAAGAGGTGGCGGAGTTGGAAGTTGTGCAGGATTGCGCTGTCGCGATGGGCCATGGTGAGACCATTCTTGTCGTGGATGATGAAAAAACCATGCAGGATCTTTTGCGGCCGACACTTGAAAAGAAAAACTTTAAAGTACTGACTGCTTATGATGGGTATGAAGCAATTACTGTGTATAAAGAAAATCAAAAGAAGATTGATATTGTATTGCTGGACATGCTTATGCCAAAATTAAGCGGACTATCAACAATTCCTGAACTCCGACAAATAAATCCACAAATTAAAATAATTGGTATGACGGGAAGTATGTTGGAAAACATGAGTAGTGAGATGAACGCGATAATGCATGAGTTACCTTTCCTTCAGAAGCCTTTCAGTTCTGAAGACGTCGCTTCAATGGTGAACGAAGTATTGTGTGAAGTTCCAAGTGCGTGA
- a CDS encoding chemotaxis response regulator protein-glutamate methylesterase encodes MKQSEENLIKVIIIDDSAFMRKSLTLMLESDKEIQVIATARDGNDGIDKIGKLKPDIVTLDIEMPGMDGLTALKIIMEQMPVPVLMVSSLTTAGAYSTMQALELGAVDFISKDLASLSTNIRNIKDELIDKIKQIVHSRLIQTRFRMRRLAQSSYVRKSQSKPKSKTVSFESIALDFQAVVVGISTGGPEVLNKLIPKIPEQFPIGMAIVQHMPPHFTKSLADRLNSLSRVYVKEAEQGEIIEAGKVLIAPGGKQMTFCNDGPYVKAEISDEPLNELYRPSADIMMKSAAATFHGPLLSLIMTGMGKDGVGGLKCIKSKGGYVIAQDEESCIVYGMPQAALEEGVVDCMVSLEKISLALEQLTKLRVPSYKPVGRGEGI; translated from the coding sequence ATGAAACAATCCGAAGAGAACTTGATAAAAGTCATAATCATTGATGATTCTGCATTTATGCGGAAATCATTAACGCTTATGTTGGAATCGGATAAAGAAATCCAAGTCATTGCTACTGCTCGAGATGGCAATGATGGAATAGACAAGATAGGTAAATTGAAGCCTGACATAGTAACGCTGGATATTGAAATGCCTGGTATGGATGGCCTCACTGCTTTAAAAATTATTATGGAACAAATGCCGGTGCCGGTGCTTATGGTCAGCTCGTTGACGACGGCGGGCGCATATTCCACCATGCAGGCACTTGAATTAGGGGCAGTTGATTTCATTTCAAAAGATCTTGCCTCTCTCTCGACGAACATCAGGAATATCAAAGATGAACTTATCGACAAGATAAAACAAATTGTACATAGCCGTTTAATTCAAACCCGATTTCGTATGAGGCGGTTAGCGCAATCATCGTACGTGAGAAAAAGTCAAAGCAAACCAAAATCTAAAACTGTCTCTTTCGAAAGTATAGCATTGGATTTCCAAGCAGTCGTTGTTGGGATCTCAACAGGTGGACCCGAGGTTTTAAATAAGCTCATTCCGAAAATTCCAGAGCAATTTCCCATAGGCATGGCAATTGTACAACACATGCCCCCGCATTTTACAAAATCGTTAGCGGATAGACTGAATAGTTTAAGCAGGGTTTATGTAAAGGAAGCAGAACAGGGGGAAATCATTGAAGCGGGAAAAGTGCTGATTGCACCTGGTGGGAAACAAATGACGTTTTGCAATGACGGTCCATATGTAAAAGCGGAAATTTCTGATGAACCTTTGAATGAACTGTATCGACCTTCTGCGGATATTATGATGAAATCTGCAGCTGCAACATTTCATGGACCGTTACTCAGCCTCATTATGACTGGTATGGGAAAAGATGGAGTCGGAGGACTGAAATGCATCAAATCAAAAGGCGGATATGTAATTGCGCAAGATGAAGAAAGCTGTATTGTGTATGGTATGCCACAGGCGGCGCTTGAAGAAGGTGTTGTAGATTGTATGGTATCACTCGAGAAAATCTCACTTGCACTTGAACAGTTAACAAAATTAAGGGTGCCATCATATAAGCCTGTTGGCAGAGGAGAAGGTATATGA
- a CDS encoding ATP-binding protein — protein MNKYTMNDNMNIAFGESDKNRVSDEQKGKSFKRLLGKRDQHLKSNDSCSEGTDDRLMPSMNIHGAVRAFEQLMLHRQTSKQLSNDIIKVYTEMLQVDGACIYKCTTEGTLEVVACNATWSNTFSTPEAAEEVDGRNILLNPVALFPCATSTTNLWEMDRSSKAIPLPLGAHTYGSIISLPLICDGTTVGAISLLSARPQFFLPERIDVLRTVASLTASLYMNINVRNVLEKEQIERISLQKDIQMLREQRASRQRNTDIGTGADAVYDELEALSFSVSHDLRGPILTIRNICDWLSTQHAANLDTEGHALLRQITASSEHMEKLLDGLLAFSKVVQLDPQQSLIDMTTLVHAVVDDLLKCEGGSSSLSIAIRPLIPAYGDATLVRQVWYNLLSNAFKYTRYKQKREVTIDSQPFNEGAKYCVSDNGVGFDMQYVDRLFGAFHRLHAAEEFEGTGVGLAIVQRIVRRHGGQVWAEGKVDTGARFSFTLPKTTKTISETIGIMQ, from the coding sequence ATGAATAAATATACCATGAATGATAATATGAATATTGCTTTCGGTGAATCGGATAAAAATCGTGTTTCCGATGAACAGAAGGGTAAATCGTTCAAGCGCCTCTTAGGAAAGAGGGATCAACATCTAAAATCAAATGACTCTTGTTCAGAAGGTACTGACGATAGATTGATGCCATCTATGAATATTCACGGTGCGGTTCGAGCATTCGAACAATTAATGCTGCATCGTCAAACATCAAAACAACTTTCCAACGATATTATTAAAGTATATACGGAAATGCTTCAGGTCGATGGTGCTTGCATATACAAATGCACCACCGAAGGTACTCTTGAGGTGGTGGCTTGTAATGCTACTTGGTCAAATACATTTTCCACGCCGGAGGCAGCGGAAGAAGTCGACGGTCGAAATATTCTTTTAAACCCAGTAGCGTTATTCCCCTGCGCCACGAGCACCACGAACTTATGGGAGATGGATCGATCGTCGAAAGCAATACCTTTGCCCTTAGGTGCGCATACGTATGGTTCGATCATATCATTGCCGCTGATATGCGACGGTACAACAGTTGGGGCGATCTCACTACTCAGTGCCCGTCCGCAATTCTTTTTACCAGAACGTATCGATGTCCTCCGCACGGTTGCCTCTCTGACCGCTTCGCTTTATATGAATATAAATGTAAGGAATGTCCTAGAGAAAGAACAGATTGAACGAATATCTCTTCAAAAAGATATTCAGATGCTACGTGAACAAAGAGCATCTCGGCAGCGCAATACCGACATAGGCACTGGAGCTGATGCCGTGTATGATGAATTGGAAGCGTTGTCATTTTCGGTCTCTCACGATTTGCGTGGACCAATTCTGACGATACGGAACATTTGCGATTGGTTAAGTACACAACATGCAGCAAATCTCGATACAGAAGGGCATGCACTGTTACGGCAGATTACTGCAAGCTCAGAGCACATGGAAAAGCTTCTTGACGGATTGCTCGCTTTTTCAAAAGTTGTTCAACTTGATCCACAGCAATCGCTGATTGATATGACTACTCTCGTGCATGCGGTGGTTGACGATTTGTTGAAATGTGAAGGCGGATCGTCTTCTCTTTCAATAGCTATCCGACCGCTCATTCCTGCTTACGGTGATGCAACATTAGTACGTCAAGTATGGTACAATCTTCTTTCGAATGCCTTCAAATATACACGCTATAAACAAAAACGAGAAGTGACCATTGATTCACAGCCGTTCAACGAAGGCGCAAAATATTGTGTAAGTGATAACGGTGTCGGATTTGATATGCAATATGTTGATCGCCTTTTCGGTGCGTTTCACAGATTACACGCTGCTGAAGAATTTGAAGGGACAGGAGTCGGTTTGGCAATTGTCCAACGGATTGTCCGAAGACACGGCGGACAAGTTTGGGCCGAAGGCAAAGTGGACACGGGTGCTCGGTTCTCATTTACACTTCCCAAAACAACGAAAACAATAAGTGAAACAATAGGCATAATGCAATGA